A genomic stretch from Falco naumanni isolate bFalNau1 chromosome 6, bFalNau1.pat, whole genome shotgun sequence includes:
- the MFSD4B gene encoding sodium-dependent glucose transporter 1 isoform X2, which translates to MAGAERKKQGMSIAVLGPTFPNLAANVHRNVSDIYYIFVGRSLGYLGGSVLGGVLFDCMNAHLLLALSMFGTTVGLYGIPWCKKSLLLTVLMSVIGASMGILDTGGNVLALNTWGAEAGPHMQALHFSFAVGAFVAPILAKMALGGSESKDLPVAEKRNQSVPRSVPTASAASALKHHLGADFLWSYVVIGTYLLLVSFFFFILYSKGSSARDKSKASLQKCTFAKYHYALILLLFIFFFCYVGAEVTYGSYIFTYAKVFAEMKENEAAALNSVFWGAFAACRGVAIFCAACLYPGTMILLSIIGSAASSSCLAFLARYPASLWVGTAVYGASMATIFPSGISWIEQYTVVQGKSASLFVIGAALGEMCIPAAVGYLQGRFHHVPVVMYTALVTSAMTVILFPLMYKLANSPGESDMKEAGESEDRKALLSNSGLNEDEEDEEDVGEWNEADFEVIEMNDTLRNSVIETSRKIPGDSPAKGSLQPHLDAVLRDSPVVAGGSPGRKNVNVDREKND; encoded by the exons ATGGCCGGCGCCGAGCGGAAGAAGCAG GGGATGAGCATCGCGGTGCTGGGGCCCACCTTCCCGAACCTGGCCGCCAACGTCCACCGGAACGTCAGCGACATCTACTACATCTTCGTGGGCCGGTCCCTGGGCTACCTGGGCGGGTCGGTGCTCGGGGGGGTGCTCTTCGACTGCATGAACGCCCACCTCCTCCTGG CATTATCCATGTTTGGAACAACGGTTGGTCTTTATGGGATACCCTGGTGTAAGAAATCCCTGCTGTTAACTGTCTTGATGTCAGTTATTGGAGCTTCCATGGGAATTCTAGACACAG GTGGCAATGTACTGGCACTGAACAcctggggagcagaggctggGCCACATATGCAGGCCTTacacttcagttttgctgttggtGCGTTTGTGGCTCCGATCCTGGCTAAAATGGCCTTGGGAGGCTCCGAATCTAAAGACCTGCCAGTAGCTGAAAAGAGAAACCAGTCTGTCCCGAGGTCTGTGCCGACAGCATCAGCTGCATCAGCACTGAAACACCATCTTGGTGCAGATTTTTTGTGGTCCTACGTTGTCATCGGGACCTATCTTCTGttagtttctttcttcttttttattttgtattcaaaGGGCAGCTCAGCTCGAGACAAGTCAAAGGCTTCCCTGCAGAAGTGCACGTTTGCCAAGTACCACTATGCTCTTATTCTTCTCCTGTTCATATTCTTCTTCTGCTACGTGGGAGCGGAGGTCACTTACGGCTCTTACATATTTACTTACGCAAAGGTCTTTGCCGAGATGAAAGAAAACGAAGCAGCCGCTTTGAATTCTGTCTTCTGGGGTGCGTTTGCTGCTTGCAGAGGAGTGGCAATATTCTGTGCTGCTTGCTTGTACCCTGGCACCATGATCCTGCTGAGTATCATAGGCTCTGCCGCCTCGTCTTCGTGCTTGGCCTTCCTTGCAAGGTACCCAGCCTCACTGTGGGTGGGGACCGCGGTGTATGGAGCATCGATGGCCACCATCTTTCCCAGCGGCATCTCCTGGATAGAACAGTACACGGTCGTGCAGGGAAAGTCGGCTTCTCTGTTTGTGATCGGCGCCGCGCTGGGCGAGATGTGCATTCCTGCAGCGGTGGGGTATCTTCAAGGCAGGTTTCACCACGTCCCTGTGGTTATGTACACTGCCTTGGTGACTTCTGCGATGACAGTTATACTCTTCCCTCTGATGTACAAATTGGCCAACTCTCCTGGTGAGAGTGACATGAAAGAAGCGGGTGAGAGCGAGGACCGGAAAGCTTTGCTGTCAAACTCGGGGCTTAATGAGGAtgaagaggatgaggaggatGTTGGGGAGTGGAACGAAGCAGACTTTGAGGTAATAGAAATGAATGACACGCTGAGAAACTCTGTGATAGAGACCTCCCGTAAGATACCGGGGGACTCTCCAGCCAAAGGCTCTCTCCAGCCCCATCTGGATGCCGTATTGCGTGATTCTCCAGTGGTTGCTGGTGGCTCCCCTgggagaaaaaatgtgaatgttgACCGGGAGAAGAATGATTAA
- the MFSD4B gene encoding sodium-dependent glucose transporter 1 isoform X1, translated as MAGAERKKQVRFAAPGEAAGPRLSAAPQAEVVGGGGRRCGRAGDGAALRWCISGALCAAFLGLGMSIAVLGPTFPNLAANVHRNVSDIYYIFVGRSLGYLGGSVLGGVLFDCMNAHLLLALSMFGTTVGLYGIPWCKKSLLLTVLMSVIGASMGILDTGGNVLALNTWGAEAGPHMQALHFSFAVGAFVAPILAKMALGGSESKDLPVAEKRNQSVPRSVPTASAASALKHHLGADFLWSYVVIGTYLLLVSFFFFILYSKGSSARDKSKASLQKCTFAKYHYALILLLFIFFFCYVGAEVTYGSYIFTYAKVFAEMKENEAAALNSVFWGAFAACRGVAIFCAACLYPGTMILLSIIGSAASSSCLAFLARYPASLWVGTAVYGASMATIFPSGISWIEQYTVVQGKSASLFVIGAALGEMCIPAAVGYLQGRFHHVPVVMYTALVTSAMTVILFPLMYKLANSPGESDMKEAGESEDRKALLSNSGLNEDEEDEEDVGEWNEADFEVIEMNDTLRNSVIETSRKIPGDSPAKGSLQPHLDAVLRDSPVVAGGSPGRKNVNVDREKND; from the exons ATGGCCGGCGCCGAGCGGAAGAAGCAGGTCCGGTTCGCCGCcccgggggaggcggcggggccgcgtCTCTCAGCCGCGCCGCAGGCGGAGGTGgtcggcggcggcggccggcggtGCGGCCGGGCCGGGGACGGAGCCGCGCTGCGCTGGTGCATCTCCGGGGCGCTGTGCGCGGCCTTCCTGGGGCTG GGGATGAGCATCGCGGTGCTGGGGCCCACCTTCCCGAACCTGGCCGCCAACGTCCACCGGAACGTCAGCGACATCTACTACATCTTCGTGGGCCGGTCCCTGGGCTACCTGGGCGGGTCGGTGCTCGGGGGGGTGCTCTTCGACTGCATGAACGCCCACCTCCTCCTGG CATTATCCATGTTTGGAACAACGGTTGGTCTTTATGGGATACCCTGGTGTAAGAAATCCCTGCTGTTAACTGTCTTGATGTCAGTTATTGGAGCTTCCATGGGAATTCTAGACACAG GTGGCAATGTACTGGCACTGAACAcctggggagcagaggctggGCCACATATGCAGGCCTTacacttcagttttgctgttggtGCGTTTGTGGCTCCGATCCTGGCTAAAATGGCCTTGGGAGGCTCCGAATCTAAAGACCTGCCAGTAGCTGAAAAGAGAAACCAGTCTGTCCCGAGGTCTGTGCCGACAGCATCAGCTGCATCAGCACTGAAACACCATCTTGGTGCAGATTTTTTGTGGTCCTACGTTGTCATCGGGACCTATCTTCTGttagtttctttcttcttttttattttgtattcaaaGGGCAGCTCAGCTCGAGACAAGTCAAAGGCTTCCCTGCAGAAGTGCACGTTTGCCAAGTACCACTATGCTCTTATTCTTCTCCTGTTCATATTCTTCTTCTGCTACGTGGGAGCGGAGGTCACTTACGGCTCTTACATATTTACTTACGCAAAGGTCTTTGCCGAGATGAAAGAAAACGAAGCAGCCGCTTTGAATTCTGTCTTCTGGGGTGCGTTTGCTGCTTGCAGAGGAGTGGCAATATTCTGTGCTGCTTGCTTGTACCCTGGCACCATGATCCTGCTGAGTATCATAGGCTCTGCCGCCTCGTCTTCGTGCTTGGCCTTCCTTGCAAGGTACCCAGCCTCACTGTGGGTGGGGACCGCGGTGTATGGAGCATCGATGGCCACCATCTTTCCCAGCGGCATCTCCTGGATAGAACAGTACACGGTCGTGCAGGGAAAGTCGGCTTCTCTGTTTGTGATCGGCGCCGCGCTGGGCGAGATGTGCATTCCTGCAGCGGTGGGGTATCTTCAAGGCAGGTTTCACCACGTCCCTGTGGTTATGTACACTGCCTTGGTGACTTCTGCGATGACAGTTATACTCTTCCCTCTGATGTACAAATTGGCCAACTCTCCTGGTGAGAGTGACATGAAAGAAGCGGGTGAGAGCGAGGACCGGAAAGCTTTGCTGTCAAACTCGGGGCTTAATGAGGAtgaagaggatgaggaggatGTTGGGGAGTGGAACGAAGCAGACTTTGAGGTAATAGAAATGAATGACACGCTGAGAAACTCTGTGATAGAGACCTCCCGTAAGATACCGGGGGACTCTCCAGCCAAAGGCTCTCTCCAGCCCCATCTGGATGCCGTATTGCGTGATTCTCCAGTGGTTGCTGGTGGCTCCCCTgggagaaaaaatgtgaatgttgACCGGGAGAAGAATGATTAA